Below is a window of Candidatus Zymogenaceae bacterium DNA.
GTCCGGCTCCGGCAGCACCGGCCAGAGGTATGGATTGTCGGTACCGAACAGGACCCGCTCGGGACCGAAGTGCGCCACGGCGTCCTTCACCGCGTGGGCGAATTCATGATATCGATCCCTGGCGGTGGTCTGCCACGCGGCGAGGTCGACATACAGATTCGGGCGGTTCATGCCCAGGGCGAAGAGCTGGTATCGGTGTCCGTATCCCATGTGGGCGGCGATGACCGGCACCTCCGGAAAGCGAAGGAGCATCTCGTCCAGATAGATCGGATCGCAGTACTTGCTCTTCGTGGGCGGGATGCTGGCTCCGGTGTGGCTCAGGATGGGAACGGAATGCTTCGCCGCCAGCTCCGCCAGCGCCAATGTCTCCTTCTCCTCGGGATTGAAGCCGCTCCCGGGGTGTATTTTTATCCCCCTGGCTCCGTGGTCCGTAAGGCCGGTGGCGACCAGCTCTTTTGCGTTTTTTCTCCGGGGATCCACGGAGACGAAGGGGATGATTCTCTCCGGATATTTTTCCGCCATCCGATACACGATGGCGTTCTGTTCCTCGATGTTTTTCCTCCCCTCCCCGGCGATCAGCCCCGTATCGAACAGCAGCATCACGGTCTTGTCGATACCCGCTTCGTCCATCGCCGCGATGTGACGCATACCATCGGCATCAAAATATGCGGGCATGATCGAATCGACCACCATGTCTATATCCGCCTCCACCCCCATGCGCCGGAGTATGGGCAGCGCCATCCGGGCGAAGCTTCTCCAGTAGCGGTCGGAAAAAAAATCTCTGTCAATAATATGCCTGTGAACATCAATAATCATGGTTCCTCCTTGCAAAAGGAAAAGCAGACGCGTCCCTCCCGGTGTCGGGGGATAAAATTCGCGCAGTCGATGGTGAAACACTAATCGGAATGCCCGGGCAATTGATTGAAGAGAAGAGGTGTCAATAGTGGGGAATGCATGTGTGAAGCCGCCGGGCATTATGTACCGGACGCTTCCATGCCAGTGTAAAAGACCGACTCTTCGTTGTCAAGGATTCAGCTCTTGTATGATGAAATACGCACCCTCGTATTTTTCTTGAAAACTATACATTTCTTTATTATACTTATTTAATTATGCTGTAACAATGTGACGGCGGTCATGGCCCATGTGGTCCCGGCGGTGGTATGGTTGTCGTGATATGATTGATTGACGCCGATACAGCTCCCGCTGTTTTGGGTTGTCTGCCGTTTGGCTGTTTTACCGAAATTTAGAAATGTCAGGAATAAATCTATGGGTATTATCAGTGCTCACAACCTGATCAAGGATTACGCCCGGGTCAGAGCCCTGGCCGGCGTCACCCTTGATGTACAGGACGGCGAAATCTTCGGTTTTCTCGGCCCCAACGGCGCGGGAAAAACCACCTTCGTCAAGACCATGCTCGGCTTCATCGGGATCACCGGTGGCTCCGTGAATGTGTTCGACAAACCCGCCGGCGACCGTGAGGTTCGCCGTCGGGTCGGCTACCTGCCGGAAAACATGCGCCTGCACGGCTTCCTGAAGGGGAGGGAGTTTCTGGACTTCGCCGGCAGGCTCTACGGCATGCCGAAAGACAAAAGAAAGAAACGGACCATGGAATGCCTGGACGCCCTGAACATGCTTGACGCAGCCGATCGTCCCCTCAGGGAATACTCCAAGGGGATGCTCCAGCGCATCGGCATCGCCCAGGCCCTGATCCACGATCCGGACCTGCTTCTCCTGGATGAGCCGACCTCCGGCCTCGATCCCATCGGTACGAAGGAAGTCCGGGACATTATCCTGGGCGAGAAGAAAAAAGGGAAGACCGTCTTTATAAATTCCCACCTGCTGTCCGAGATCGAGCGTACGTGCGACCGTGTGGCGATCCTGAACAAGGGAATGATCGTGAAAAAGGGTCACCTGGACGAGCTGTCATCCAAAACCCCGTCGGTGCGGGTGGAGGTGGCCAAGACCAGCAAGGCCACCGTGAAGGCCCTCGGAGAAGTGGCAAAGGATGTAAAGGTCGACGGTAATGTCTACGTTATCATCCCCAAAAATGATGAGGCCAAGGGGCGCATCCCGGAAATCCTGATACAGAGCGGCGATAAGATGATGTCCATGACCGAATCCCGGGAATCCCTCGAGGATATCTTTTACCGAATCATCAAGGAGGAGGGGTAACGTGAGAGCCATCCTTGCCATATGCGGAAATACCATTAAGGAAGGGCTCAGAAACAAGCTCTTCTATATCCTTTTGATTATCGGCCTGCTGTTCATCCTGATGGGAAGAATGTGCATGCAGGGCGATGTATCTTTCAATAGCCAGTCCCTTTCTCCCCAACAGGTCGTCGCCCTGGCGACGACGATAAGCTTTCACATCATCATCTTCTGGGGACTGACCCTTGCGGGGCTTCTCTCCATGGGCGCCGTGCTGGGAGATATTGAAACCGGTGTGATCACCGTTTTCATCGCCAAGCCTATTTCCCGTTTCGAATACCTGCTGGGTAAATTCTTCGGCGTCATGGGAGTGGTGCTGCTGAACGTCATCGTCCTGGGATGCGGCTTTTTCCTCCTGGCGTACCTCAAGACAGACATCTGGCCGTTCAAGATTTTTCTCTCCCTGGCGGTGTTCATCCTGAACCTGATGCTCCTGGTTTCCGTCGTCATGTTGGTATCGCTCATCTCCTCCCGGATCGTTGCGATGCTGATGGGAATCGTCGGCTACCTGTTCAGTGTCGGTATAGACATCCCCGTCTATTTCGACGCCCTCCGGGCGCAGATGGTCGAGAAACCGGCGGTCCTGATTCTGTCAAAGATCATATACTTCGCGTTCCCTCAGTGGGGGTCCACGCAGTTTTACGCCGCCTCGTTTCTCAGCGATATGTTTGCCCAGAAGATGTCTTTCTGGCCCACGATTCATACCGCCGGGTACATCGTGCTCGTGTGGTTGGGTATGATGCTGCTGTTTAACAAGAAGGAGCTGTAATTCGCCTTTTAAGGAGTTTCCCGCGACCGAAAGTTACAGCGTGTTCCCACATACCCGTCTCATGGGACCGCTGCAATCGTATATGTCAATGACTCTCTGATGTCCTTGGAGGTGCGTTACTCATCGGTTTTTGGTTTTCGTGTGAATCTCGACGGTATCTCCGGAATATTTTCCCGGTAATAGATAGAAAGATATTCTTGTATCTATCCACAGGATGAGTTCTGTGAGCACTCCTTCGACACTGAAGGAAGGGATTCACCAAACGATACCGACGAAAACGGTGATACTCTCATCCAGGCCGCCTCTCTCTCGGTGTTGTTATGTCCGAACATACAGTATTATTTGTGGGTAATCTCTCCGAAACGCCCTTTCCCAAGCTTCTCAGCGAGATCAACAGCATGGGGATCACGGGTCGGCTTTCTTTCGAACGGGGCAAGATAAACAAGCAGGTTTTTTTCAAGAACGGCAGACCGTTTCTTGTCACATCCAATATCCTGCAGGAAGTACTCGGACGGTTCCTCGTCAGTACCGGAAAAATCACCGAGGAACAGTATAAACGTTCTCTTGTCACGGCCAAGGAGTTCGGCAAGCTGCACGGCCAGGTCATGATTCAGGAGAAGTTTCTGACTTCCGAGGAATTGAACGAAGCGTTGCGGGAGCAGTCCAGGTTTCGGCTCTTTTCCCTTTTCAAGTGGAACGACTGCGATTACAAGTTCTTCAGAGAGGATTTTTTCCAGGAACGGGACGAATATGCGGACCTCACGATCACCGATATTATTCTCAACGGCATCAGGCAGTCCCATTCCCTCGACCGCCTGATCTCTCTCTTGGAACCCTATCGAAATCTCTACCTTTTCCCCGGCGCGGAAAACTCGCGCCTGGATGCAGACTCAACGTTCGATGAACATCAGCGCTGGCTTTTAAATCTGTGCGACGGCACCCATACCGTGGGCGACACCTTGGATCTTTCGCCGCTGGATTTCATTGAGACCCACAGAACCATTTACGCGGCCATCATTCTGAATATCATCACCATAAAGAAAGACTCCGCCTCCGAGATACAAAAGAGAGAGGCGCCGACCCCCCCCCGGCCCGAGGGCGTTCCCCTCGAAAAGGAAGCGCCGCCACCGAAAAAGCCCGACGAGGAATTCAAAGAGCTTCATACAAAGCTGATGGCCATATATCACCAGATGCGCACGAAGAGCTACTTCGACATCCTCAGGGTACAACAAGACTCTCCGGACGCGGAAATCAAGAAATCATACATCAAGATGGCAAAGAAGTTTCATCCCGATTCTTTTTCTCCCGAAGAAATCGTGGTTGTGGAAAAGACCGTCAACAAGATTTTCGACATCGTCACCCAGGCCTATCGGGTGCTGAGCGATGAAAAAAAGCGAAAGGAATATATCGCCTCCCTCGTCTCTCCGAAAGAGGGAAAAGATGCGAAACAAACCCACGATATCATGACCGCGGAGCTCCAGTTCCAGAAGGGAATGGTTTTCCTGAAAAAACGGGATTACAGAAATGCGTTCGAGTCCTTCGCCTGGGCCGTAAAGCTCATGCCCGACGAGGGCGAGTACCTTGCATATCTGGGATGGTCGATTTTCCTGTTTTCCTCGGACAAAACGGGGCCGAACTCGGTACAGGCCATCAAGCATCTCAAGAAAGCGGCGACCCTCAACCCATCCATTGAAACACCGTTTCTCTTTCTTGGAACGATATACAAGGTACAGGGGCTCAAGGACGTCTCGATCCTTAATTTTAAAAAAGCCCTCGATATCAATCCGGATTCTCTGGAGGCGAGGCGGGAGCTCACCGCCCTGGGGGTCAAACAGAAGGGTGATGAACAGAGAAGGGGTCTTTTCGGGAAGAAAAAATAGCTTACCTCTCGAACCGATGACCCACAAGGCCGAGAAGCGACACAGGGCTCTCACTCACAGTCACCCGTCACGACGCCCCGTGAAGTCATGGACACACACAAACGGCCCCCGTCTTCGTCACAACCGAAGGCGGCCCATATCGAATCAAGCCTTCCGGGCGACACGAGAGTCAGGACACTCCGCCTCCCCTCTCCATCTACACGTGAGGATGTATGAAAGAAACCCGCTTCGGTCGGATTGTCTTCATACCGGGACAAAACGACGGGAAATATCCATTCTGCAATTCCCTCTATCTCGAGGGAGACCAAAAGGTCATAATCGATCCGGGATCGAATGACGCGCGCCTCTTCTCCCTCAAGGAAGACCCGGGCGTCGATCTCGTCTGGCTTTCCCATTTTCATGAGGACCACTTCATGTTCCTCGGTCTCTTCTCCGACCGGGAACTGTGGATGCCCGGGCACGACGCCCAGGCTATGTTGTCGATGGAGCATATCCTCGATCTCTACGGCATCGACGACGCCGAAGAGAGGAAACAGTGGGCCTCCTTCATGACCGAACATTTCAATTATTCGCCCAGGGAGGTGAACAGGACCTTCGATGGGGAGGAAACCATCGATTTGGGAGGTCTTTCTGTCGTGACGATACCGGCGCCGGGACACACCGCAGGCAACACCGCGTTTTACGTTCCGGACGAGGGGCTTCTCTTCATCGGCGATTACGATCTTCTCCCCTTCGGCCCCTGGTACGGCGATCGCGATTCCGATATCGACCTGCTCATCGCGTCGGCCCGTAAGCTTCGGGAGATCCCCGCAAAGGTCTGGGTCACCTCCCACGCCGCGGGTTTTTTCACCGACGACCCAAGAGAGCTCTGGGATCGTTACCTTGCCGTGATCGACCGCCGGGAGCAGATGCTGATTGACTTCCTCTCCATACCCCGTACCATCCATCAGATCATCGACGCCCGTATCGTCTACAAAAAAAAGAAGGAGCCAGCACTCTTTTTCGATTTCGGCGAGCAGGCGCTGATGATGAAACACCTGCATCGATTGATGAAGAACGGGGTTGTGGTGATGGAGGAGGAGAGATACCGTCTTGCGTAGGAATCGGGCGCTTCTGTGCGGCTTTTAGGCCTTCATATGAAACAGCCGGGAAGAGAACCTCTCCCGGCCGTGCATCGTGTTTTTTGATTTCGCGGGGTGGGACCAGCGACGGTTTCCCCAATCATGGGTCAGCTGTCGAACCGTCGCATGGGTATTTTCATGAACGTCACTCCCTCTTCCTGAAGCTCCTGTTCTTCCTGTGGCGTGGTGGTTCCCCGGATGCTCCGCTCTTCTGTTTCTCCGTAGTGTATCTTCAGGGCTTCCTCTGCGAATTGCGGTCCCACGTCTTGGAAGTTTTTCTCCAGAAATTCCGTCATCTGTTGGAAAAAACTCTCCGGATTTATATTCCCATACGTCGTTTCAGTCTTCTGGGCGCGACCCCCGATGCC
It encodes the following:
- a CDS encoding ABC transporter permease subunit — its product is MRAILAICGNTIKEGLRNKLFYILLIIGLLFILMGRMCMQGDVSFNSQSLSPQQVVALATTISFHIIIFWGLTLAGLLSMGAVLGDIETGVITVFIAKPISRFEYLLGKFFGVMGVVLLNVIVLGCGFFLLAYLKTDIWPFKIFLSLAVFILNLMLLVSVVMLVSLISSRIVAMLMGIVGYLFSVGIDIPVYFDALRAQMVEKPAVLILSKIIYFAFPQWGSTQFYAASFLSDMFAQKMSFWPTIHTAGYIVLVWLGMMLLFNKKEL
- a CDS encoding MBL fold metallo-hydrolase, with the translated sequence MKETRFGRIVFIPGQNDGKYPFCNSLYLEGDQKVIIDPGSNDARLFSLKEDPGVDLVWLSHFHEDHFMFLGLFSDRELWMPGHDAQAMLSMEHILDLYGIDDAEERKQWASFMTEHFNYSPREVNRTFDGEETIDLGGLSVVTIPAPGHTAGNTAFYVPDEGLLFIGDYDLLPFGPWYGDRDSDIDLLIASARKLREIPAKVWVTSHAAGFFTDDPRELWDRYLAVIDRREQMLIDFLSIPRTIHQIIDARIVYKKKKEPALFFDFGEQALMMKHLHRLMKNGVVVMEEERYRLA
- a CDS encoding DnaJ domain-containing protein — protein: MSEHTVLFVGNLSETPFPKLLSEINSMGITGRLSFERGKINKQVFFKNGRPFLVTSNILQEVLGRFLVSTGKITEEQYKRSLVTAKEFGKLHGQVMIQEKFLTSEELNEALREQSRFRLFSLFKWNDCDYKFFREDFFQERDEYADLTITDIILNGIRQSHSLDRLISLLEPYRNLYLFPGAENSRLDADSTFDEHQRWLLNLCDGTHTVGDTLDLSPLDFIETHRTIYAAIILNIITIKKDSASEIQKREAPTPPRPEGVPLEKEAPPPKKPDEEFKELHTKLMAIYHQMRTKSYFDILRVQQDSPDAEIKKSYIKMAKKFHPDSFSPEEIVVVEKTVNKIFDIVTQAYRVLSDEKKRKEYIASLVSPKEGKDAKQTHDIMTAELQFQKGMVFLKKRDYRNAFESFAWAVKLMPDEGEYLAYLGWSIFLFSSDKTGPNSVQAIKHLKKAATLNPSIETPFLFLGTIYKVQGLKDVSILNFKKALDINPDSLEARRELTALGVKQKGDEQRRGLFGKKK
- a CDS encoding amidohydrolase; translated protein: MIIDVHRHIIDRDFFSDRYWRSFARMALPILRRMGVEADIDMVVDSIMPAYFDADGMRHIAAMDEAGIDKTVMLLFDTGLIAGEGRKNIEEQNAIVYRMAEKYPERIIPFVSVDPRRKNAKELVATGLTDHGARGIKIHPGSGFNPEEKETLALAELAAKHSVPILSHTGASIPPTKSKYCDPIYLDEMLLRFPEVPVIAAHMGYGHRYQLFALGMNRPNLYVDLAAWQTTARDRYHEFAHAVKDAVAHFGPERVLFGTDNPYLWPVLPEPDYVQAIRDLETKPDPHHRLTAEEIDMILGGNARTLFNL
- a CDS encoding ABC transporter ATP-binding protein, giving the protein MGIISAHNLIKDYARVRALAGVTLDVQDGEIFGFLGPNGAGKTTFVKTMLGFIGITGGSVNVFDKPAGDREVRRRVGYLPENMRLHGFLKGREFLDFAGRLYGMPKDKRKKRTMECLDALNMLDAADRPLREYSKGMLQRIGIAQALIHDPDLLLLDEPTSGLDPIGTKEVRDIILGEKKKGKTVFINSHLLSEIERTCDRVAILNKGMIVKKGHLDELSSKTPSVRVEVAKTSKATVKALGEVAKDVKVDGNVYVIIPKNDEAKGRIPEILIQSGDKMMSMTESRESLEDIFYRIIKEEG
- a CDS encoding DUF1178 family protein — protein: MIVYDIRCENGHIFEGWFEDRQAFEEQKRSNLIDCPICGTVRVDVAPSTFGIGGRAQKTETTYGNINPESFFQQMTEFLEKNFQDVGPQFAEEALKIHYGETEERSIRGTTTPQEEQELQEEGVTFMKIPMRRFDS